GGGACCCAGTTAACCCTTACCTTAAGCGACTCGGAAGCCATAAAAAAAGAATGTTCGGCTGTTTTCACCGCTGCCCCTATTTTAAACGGGGTTGCTCAAATTATCTCTGGCAACCAAAACTGGTCAACCAGTGTCGTTGGGACGACCCCAAGCCTGTTAGACGTGAGAGACTGGCCAATTTCGGCCGGGAGGTCTTTTACGGACGATGAGGTAAGAAATGCGTCCAAAGTCGCCTTAATGGGTCAGACGGTGGCCGCCAACCTTTTTAAAAATGTCAGCCCGGTGGGTCAAATTGTCAGAATTAAGAATATTCCCTTTACCGTGATCGGGTTACTCGATGAAAAAGGACAGTCCGCGATGGGCCAGGACCAGGATGATACGATTTTTGTCCCCGTAACCACGGCACAGAAAAAGCTTTTTGGAACCTCATTTCCTGGAATGGTCAGGATTATTATGGTCGAGGCGAGGAGTTCGGAGGATCTTCCGGTGGCCGAAAAACAGATCGCCGAACTCCTTCGGCAGAAACATCACCTTGGCCAGAAACAGGATGATGATTTTACCGTTAGAAATTTAACCCAGATGATGCAGGCGGCTGAACAATCTACCGCCGTCATGACCTTATTACTCGGAGCGGTTGCTTCGATATCCTTACTGGTGGGTGGAATTGGGATTATGAACATCATGCTCGTTTCTGTCACCGAGCGGACACGGGAAATCGGGATCCGGATGGCCGTGGGAGCTCAAACATGGGATATCCGGTTACAGTTTCTGATCGAGGCGCTGACCTTATCCCTAATCGGCGGAATTGTGGGGATTATCATTGGAATCACGGGTTCAAAGGTTCTTGCGATGATTGCTGGCTGGCCGACCGTCGTTTCATCGTTGGCCATTCTAATTGCTTTTAGTTTTTCCGGCCTGGTGGGTATCTTTTTTGGATATTACCCTGCGTATAAGGCGTCCCTTCTCTCACCCATCGAAGCCCTCAGGCATGAATGATATAAGACTGCTGAAAAAGTCTATAGGCTTCGTTCTCGCTCCTCGTTCTCCTCGACGTATCATACATACGCCTGCGTCGACTCTTCGCTGCGGCCTTGCCTATAGAGCTTTTTGAGCAGTCTTAAAATATATAAGAGGGAGATTTCCTTACTTAATTTAAACCAATGATTAGAATATTCGGTCAAAGTTCCATGAGTTTTTACCGTACTTTTGCTTTGTCAGGTCGTTGCACAGGGCCGTCTCTCGTTGCGTCGGTTCCTCCCGCTTGAATTGAATTCCCCACGCCTCTTCCATTCCTGAAATTAACTCTGCTTCTAAGACCGGTAAAGGAATTTCTTTTTGTAAAAAATCAAAAATCCCGACAAATTCATGAAGATCTTCCGGCAGAAGCTGGAAATAGTCTTTAAAATCTTCAAACCGGTGATTAAGCAAAATCGATCCCTGCTGTAAGAAGCCATTTTTAAAACGTTTTTGAGCGCTTCCAACAACCTTTTTTTTTTCGATCATGGTTTCAAACCAGGAGGGAGTCGAAAAACAGAGAGGATTTGATCTGTTTTTTTTTATTTCCGCGAGAGACCTGTTTTCGGACGGAGAAGCGTAGAGGTGGACGGGGAGGCCTAATCTTTGAAACCCTTTGAGGAAACCCAGGCTGATTTTATGGTAGGTTCCTTTTATTGAATTTGGGAAAAAGGGTTCTGATGTTTCCGGATGAGATTGACCTATGCTTTTCGGGGATAAAAAAGTGAGGGAAACCGGGGCGGAAAGACTATAGGTCAATTCTTCCGAATGAAAAATTCCCCTTCCGCCGGTTATTCGGCGAACCCAGGGGATCTTTTTTGTTTTTAATTGGTCAAGGTAAAGATCGGTTTTCGGATTTTGGAAATAACCGATGGAAACGGACGGGTATTCCCAGGTGTAAAACCTGAGCGTGGGCGGAGAGTTTCCGGCAGACACTTCCTTAAAAATGGCTTCATCCAGGGCCATATTTTCGAAGGGATTTTGAGGTTTTGACGAAATCACGCGAAAATAATTCATCATAAAATCAGGAAACAGAGGAATAAATTGTCTTGACTCCAAATCTGAACTTTGGCATCATTATTCACTTCAGGAACACCATTATATGAGGTTTGAAAGAGGTCCGCAATAGATCATCTTACTGTTTTACTGTTCATCAAAAAAAAGGAGTTTTCAAATGTTAAAAAAATATCTTCTGGCTCCAGGGCCAACACCTGTTCCACCGGAAGTCTTGCTTGCCATGTCCCGTCCGATTCTTCACCACCGGGCGCCTGAATTTGCCGAACTCCTGGGGCAAGTGAAAGAAGATTTAAAGTGGCTTTTTCAAACTCAAAATGATGTTTTAACGTTGGTTTCTACCGGAACCGGGGGAATGGAAGGTTCTGTGACCAATTTCCTCTCTCCTGGAGATAAGGCTTTATTCGTCAATGGCGGTAAATTTGGAGAGCGGTGGGGTAAGATTTGTGCCAGCTACGGGGTAAAAACCGAGGAAATCAAGGTGGAATGGGGATATTCGGTTGATCCACAGCTTATCAAACAGGCGCTTCAAAAAGACCCGTCCATTAAGGCCGTTTACATTCAGGCCAGTGAAACCTCTACAGGGGTTGCTCATCCCACCAAAGAAGTCGCTTCAATTGTGAAAAATCATGAAAATACGATTTTAGTCGTCGATGCCATTACAGCGTTGGGTGTTTTTGATCTGAAAGCAGACGAATGGGGATTGGATGTCGTCGTAACCGGATCGCAGAAAGCCTTAATGCTTCCGCCGGGACTCGCCTTTGTGAGCGTGAGCGAAAAAGCCTGGAAGATGGCCGACAAGGCAAAAAACAACAAGTTTTATTTTAATTTTAAAAAAGAGAGAGAAAGTCTTTCCAAGAATCAATCGGCCTGGACGGCGGCCACTTCCTTAATGGTGGGCTTAAGCGAAGTCCTTAAAATGCAAAAAGCCGAGGGCCTGGAAAATATTTTCGCACGACATCACCGCCTGGCGGAAGCGACGCGCCAGGGGATGATGGCGGCCGGAATGAAACTTTTCGCGAAAGGCTCTCCTTCTGATGCCTTAACGGCTGTGGAGGCCCCTCCCGGTTTTGACGGGCAGGCAATTTATAAAAACCTTCGTGTGACTTACGGCATCACAGCGGCAGGCGGGCAGGACCAACTTAAAGGAAAAGTCTTTAGAATCGCTCATATGGGATATGCGGATACCTTTGATACCATTACGGCGATTGCGGCGGTTGAAATGGTCTTAAAGGGAATGGGGGCTCCCGTGAACCTGGGCGCGGGTGTGGCTAAAGCTCAGGAATTACTATTAAAAAAATTAAACTAACGAGTTGAGGTAAATCGAAGTGAAAGTATTAGTGAGCGACAAACTCTCCGAACAGGGAATAGAGATTTTAAAGAGATCAGGGTTGGAAGTGGACGTCAAGACCAAGCTGACGCCGGAAGAGCTGATTAAAGAGATTAAAAACTACGACGGGCTGGTTGTGAGAAGCGCGACAAAAGTGACCGCCGCCGTTATTGACGCGGCCGACCGGTTAAAAGTGATCGGGAGAGCAGGCTCCGGGCTTGATAATGTTGATATTAACGCCGCTTCGAAAAAAGGCATTGTGGTCATGAATACCCCCGGGGGCAATACCATTACCACCGCCGAGCATGCGATTGCGATGATGTGCTCCATGTCCCGTTTAGTTCCCCAGGCGACGGCTTCAATGAAGGCAGGCCAATGGGAAAAGAATAAGTTTAACGGGGTTGAAATGTATAATAAAACCCTGGGAATTGTGGGAACCGGCCAGATTGGAAGTTATGTGGCTAAAGTGGCCTTGGGAATGGGAATGCATGTTTTGGGATATGACCCTTATTTGTCCGAAGAAAATGCCAAAAAAATGGGTATCCAGCTGGCTAATCTCGACACTTTATTTAGAAAATCCGATTTTATTACCCTTCATACCCCTCTCACAGCGGAGACCAAGAATTTAATTAATAAAGAAACAATTGCGACCATGAAAAAAGGGGTTAGAATCATTAATTGCGCCCGAGGGGGCATCATCAACGAAACCGA
Above is a genomic segment from Nitrospirota bacterium containing:
- a CDS encoding ABC transporter permease produces the protein MINIPSTIKISLKALRGNKMRSALTMLGIIIGVGAVITMLAVGTGARQQIEEQISSMGSNLLMVLPGASTSGGVRMGSGTQLTLTLSDSEAIKKECSAVFTAAPILNGVAQIISGNQNWSTSVVGTTPSLLDVRDWPISAGRSFTDDEVRNASKVALMGQTVAANLFKNVSPVGQIVRIKNIPFTVIGLLDEKGQSAMGQDQDDTIFVPVTTAQKKLFGTSFPGMVRIIMVEARSSEDLPVAEKQIAELLRQKHHLGQKQDDDFTVRNLTQMMQAAEQSTAVMTLLLGAVASISLLVGGIGIMNIMLVSVTERTREIGIRMAVGAQTWDIRLQFLIEALTLSLIGGIVGIIIGITGSKVLAMIAGWPTVVSSLAILIAFSFSGLVGIFFGYYPAYKASLLSPIEALRHE
- a CDS encoding lipoate--protein ligase family protein — protein: MMNYFRVISSKPQNPFENMALDEAIFKEVSAGNSPPTLRFYTWEYPSVSIGYFQNPKTDLYLDQLKTKKIPWVRRITGGRGIFHSEELTYSLSAPVSLTFLSPKSIGQSHPETSEPFFPNSIKGTYHKISLGFLKGFQRLGLPVHLYASPSENRSLAEIKKNRSNPLCFSTPSWFETMIEKKKVVGSAQKRFKNGFLQQGSILLNHRFEDFKDYFQLLPEDLHEFVGIFDFLQKEIPLPVLEAELISGMEEAWGIQFKREEPTQRETALCNDLTKQKYGKNSWNFDRIF
- a CDS encoding alanine--glyoxylate aminotransferase family protein, which codes for MLKKYLLAPGPTPVPPEVLLAMSRPILHHRAPEFAELLGQVKEDLKWLFQTQNDVLTLVSTGTGGMEGSVTNFLSPGDKALFVNGGKFGERWGKICASYGVKTEEIKVEWGYSVDPQLIKQALQKDPSIKAVYIQASETSTGVAHPTKEVASIVKNHENTILVVDAITALGVFDLKADEWGLDVVVTGSQKALMLPPGLAFVSVSEKAWKMADKAKNNKFYFNFKKERESLSKNQSAWTAATSLMVGLSEVLKMQKAEGLENIFARHHRLAEATRQGMMAAGMKLFAKGSPSDALTAVEAPPGFDGQAIYKNLRVTYGITAAGGQDQLKGKVFRIAHMGYADTFDTITAIAAVEMVLKGMGAPVNLGAGVAKAQELLLKKLN